attgattataaaacaACAAAAGAAATAGTATGGAATAATGATATTTTGGTGTTTTCAAGGTATTCTAGTTCGGACCACAGGCATGGTTGCTTAACCAATGTACAAGACATGATAATCTTTGAAAATATCTCCAACTATGCTCACCATTACCACAATTTAGTGAGATTTTTTGAACAATTTCAtgacatttttttaaatcaactAGTTACATACTAGTACTACTGCATATTGTTAGTATGTGTGCTGCATTCagcatttttcaattttatggagtattttattataaatatctGAAGAATATGACTAGTCATTAAAATTCACTATTCATTAGTATAAATATCTCAAGAATATGACTAAGGTCATTACATTTAGATgttaataaaaattgatttattaaatttatttttctctttaaaattaatgggaaaaaagaataaatcaAACCTTGGTGTTTTATGAATAaaccaaaacaaataaaataactcAGTATTTGATTATCATGGTCACAATCTAATGATCTATGATgcattagaaaaaaaaacatagattgaCGTGTGAACTACACGATAGCGAGACTCGTGATATGTACTAACAAATAGGGTACAACATATCGATTTTTTGTCCTCCATCTCTATATAGAAATATACAATACTATAACATAGGGTGTGGATCATTAAGAACTAGGATTTGAATGAAGACTAAGAAATAAGTATTGTGGTCCTTTGATTTTCTATAATCTAACGAAAAGGAATATATACCAATCGTTTACTATCCTCGCACTCTAATTATAATCGTTTTTAACGAAGATCTACAGTCTATGCATTTCTTTACCAAATAAATGCaagacacgagttttaatttatcaataaaaatgtATTCACATTTATCATAATCCGGAGTATaagaattataaataaatataaatcatTAGTATTTTTGTATAAACTACTAATGTCATAAATAGATACATGATGTATATCACATAAATCATAATAGTGCATAAAAGCATTACTAAATAAGTGAAATTTGGTGCATCTGGAATTTGGACGGGCGGTAATTAAATCATAATTGTGATTAATACATCCTTGACAATGAATTAATACGCACTAATTAGTGAATGCaaatttgttaaaaatattactatgcTTTAATGATGTGTATCGGCATATGATAatattagggatgtcaatttagcccgcaacccgtgggctgacccgaatagcccgccaaatttatagggttagggctgaaaatttccggcccgataaaattacagcccgattagcccgcacccgattaacccgcaacccgttagggtcagacccgaaaacctgatgggctggcccggaaacccgataaaatttatattgttctatttgtttgactctaattcgatacttcattgattattttataatacaggttactgaaaaaataactttccattttatatattaaatatataaattatatattaagtttttattaatataataatagataaatgaattagaaacttcaaattcactaaaaaaatatatttaaatttctaaacatgctttaaaatttcttgatgtttatgttttatgttgcataaatctcaaatattagtatttgatcatgttaatatttgagtttacgcatatatctcaaatttatcataattaaatattttacattttataaatataactaattttcaccattatttattggattgatcgcatgttaattttatcggtagcaacccgattaacccgatgggctagcccgaaacccgagcttttagggttagggctgaacttttataacccgaaaaaataacaacccgattagcccgcacccgattgacccgcaacccgaatagggttggcccgaaacccggtgggctggcccgattgacatccctagataATATTAAGTTGATGTCAAAATTAAGTTAGGACAGGAAAAGTGAATATAGAGAAGGAGAAAGATTGGAAGAAAGGCAATTCCCACATAAGGTAGTTACACAAAGATAAAGTAGTGCTTTGCTTCCCACTCAAACAATACATATGtgtaatttataaacataaaatCCCTCAAAgcccagaaaaaaaaacaacctTGCGTCGTCTTGTTGAAGCAATCACTCTTCTATTCATTCTCACACTCTACATATAGTACATATTAACCGCATTTTCATACAATATTAtgttttgagagagagagagagttcagAGATTGGCGACCATGGAGGCAGCCATGGCGGAAGCCCTTCTACGCGGCGAAATTGAAGCTCAGATTGCGGCGGCAAGAGCGATTGGGAACCTCAACACAATGCAGAAGAAGAGAGTAGCTGAAAATGGAGCTATTTCTTCATTGATTATGATGCTCCACGCTCAACACTACGATTCAATTGAGGCTTCTCTGTTTGCTCTGCTCAATCTCGCCTTCGGAAGTGAAAGGTTCggtaatctctctctctctctctctctctctctctctctctctctctctgtgtttTATGTGTGAAAATGATTTAATCTGATTTTAAATTAGGGCTTTTTCTTCGAAATTGATTTGTAGGAATAAGCTGCTGATAGCAGAAGCGGGGGCGATACCGGCTCTGCTGAAGATCATTAAATGGCGGAACGAGAGCTTGATGGAGCTGTCGCTCGCGGCGCTGTTGATTCTCTCTTCCTGCTCTCGGAATAAGCTCGAGATCGCGTCCTCGGGGGCGATTCAGCTCCTCGTCGAGCTTCTGGATTCTCTCTCCCAAAACGTCGGTAGCAATCAAGCCAAAATCGACGTCGTATCGACATTGCACAATCTCTCCACATCTCCGCAGATAATCCCTCTGATCGTCGCCTGCGGCGGCGCAATCGTGCTGATCCGGTTGGTGTACGAGTTGGATAAGTCGTCGGACTTGGTAGAGAAGGCCATGGTCTTGCTCGAATCGCTCGTTTCTTCATCTCAGCTTGCTTTAAATCAGGTATTAAAaccattttcatatatattcttgataaataaaaaatgattgaGACTAATTATCATAATGTGGTAATATATAGGTGAGTGAGAGGGACGGGGCGATCGAGATGGTGGTGGAGGCAGTGGAGGAGGGGACAGCGGCGTGTAGGGAGCACGCGGCGGGAGTTCTGCTGGCTATATGCAAGAGCAGCAGGGAGACGTATAGAGGGTTGATTTTGAGAGAAGGGGCGATGCCGGGGCTGTTACAGTTGAGCATTGACGGTACGTGGCTGGCTAGAAAGAAGGCTAAAGCTTTGCTCTTGTTGCTTAGAGAAGACGACGACAATAGTTCGTTGTCGTCGTCTTCTTCTAGGGGAAAACATTCTAAGAATGCGGTATTTAAAGAGGTGATGAGGAAGATTGATAGGGCTGGAACTTCTCTACAGATGGTGGAGGAAATGATTGCCAAACTTAGGACATGATCTATGTTAGTTTTAGTCGCATTTCATGTTTCTTGTTTGGCTCAAATTAGAATCTTAGGTTTAGTTTTTTTCAATTGTTTAGTTTTTTTGCTTTTTAATGGTTGCCGACTTGCCGTTGAGCATTGCTTTGTTCGTGTACAGAGATAGCAGTGGATTATTTTCTTCTCGTTTGAGATATATTGAGAATTTTTAtgatgtgtttttattttttattattattagaagaaaatataatactccaagTAACACACAAATTACATTCCTATAGTACCAATGAAACTGGTCTATTCAAAATGTCGTATGTGGATCAATAAAGATGGTGGGTCACAGAATTTCTTCAAATGGGCTTTTTGGTGCAACTTTAGTAGTCTTATTCCATTTTTGTCGTAgccttacttttttttttctcatcgtcgctttattaaaaataaaataaaaatattacaaatatatTTATTCTTATATAATAACTCCTAATTCGTGTATTTATTTATTCGGTTATTCCCATACCGTCTTATTAACATAATTACCATAATAAAATTATGTTAATGCATCGGTGCAAAGTATCTAAAAACAGTTATACAATTCAcaaaaattactactattacCACTCAATTGTTTATCATTCACTCATTTTACAAAATCTATCCACCAATCTACCCCAGACCCACTCCATCCAATAAAATGCTCCCACAAGCATCGTCACAACGTAATATGATTGCGTTATAATGAcatgattttttataaaaaaaaatggtcACCATAAGTCTATAACCACATGATTTTTAACTAACTATATTACTATATCGTAATCTCTTCTAGTGACGTCGAGTAATCATGATTCAGAAGACTTTTCTCTACGTACGCAAGAATAAAACGACTGAATGATGAGCAATTACACTACAATTATTCTACGAGAAAACGGCAACCCCAAGTTAAGACTTCTTTCCATGAATGCTGATCTTCTACGACAAATATAACGATGTTTTTTTGTCGTGGCTGCCCACAAATGTGTTGGGTTATAAACCTATCctacatcggatgagtgagagaagttggaaggtgtatataattcatgtccaaccccaattagtttgaggccttttgggaataacccaaaaacaaatccgtgcgggcttgacccaaagcggacaatatcaaactaatgttgcagtcgacgatcctaacaagagagcccaggtggctatgggttgtgcctggatgagccccagTTAGGGTCgtgccctgaaggactcgggttagagtcgggcccaggatgactcaggggccagggttggaacgacccatgttcgtgtcgactgatctcggtttgaggggaggtttgttgggttacaaacctatcccacatcggatgagtgacccaacaaacctatcccacatcggatgagtgagggaagttggaaggtgtatataattcctgtccaaccccaattagtttgaggccttttgggagtaacccaaaaacaaatccgtgcgggcttgacccaaagcggacaatgtcaaactaatgttgcagtcgacgatcctaacaagagagcccaggtggctatgggttgtgcctgaatgagccccggttagggtcgtgccctgaaggactcgggttagagtcgggcccaggatgactcaggggccagggttggaacgacccatgtttgtgtcgactgcgttcccaatgtggtctcggtttgagaagaggtttgttgggttacaaacctatcctacatcggatgagtgagagaAGTTGGAAGGTATATATAAGGATGAGTGagagaagttggaaggtgtatataattcctgtccaaccccaattagtttgaggccttttgagAGTGactcaaaaacaaatccgtgcgggcttgacccaaagcggacaatatcaaattaatgttgcagtcgacgatcctaacaaaaTGCTTCCGAGAGCTGCTGCTATAAACACCAACTCCCTTTATTGGGCAAATGGTTAGCAGAAGTTTTTTGACAACATAaaaaatttctttatatatgtataaatcgAAAGTGACCATTTCATGCAATGAGCaatttgaacaaaaaaaaacaaaaaacatagcATTGTATAT
This portion of the Salvia splendens isolate huo1 chromosome 10, SspV2, whole genome shotgun sequence genome encodes:
- the LOC121750936 gene encoding U-box domain-containing protein 4-like, yielding MEAAMAEALLRGEIEAQIAAARAIGNLNTMQKKRVAENGAISSLIMMLHAQHYDSIEASLFALLNLAFGSERNKLLIAEAGAIPALLKIIKWRNESLMELSLAALLILSSCSRNKLEIASSGAIQLLVELLDSLSQNVGSNQAKIDVVSTLHNLSTSPQIIPLIVACGGAIVLIRLVYELDKSSDLVEKAMVLLESLVSSSQLALNQVSERDGAIEMVVEAVEEGTAACREHAAGVLLAICKSSRETYRGLILREGAMPGLLQLSIDGTWLARKKAKALLLLLREDDDNSSLSSSSSRGKHSKNAVFKEVMRKIDRAGTSLQMVEEMIAKLRT